gaCAGTAGGCCATATACGATCATAAAACAATGTTCAGAATGGTAGGTTGTAATATAATAGACTTTGTGGTTGATTCCAACTTGTCATGGTGGTACTGGTATTTATCAGGCAGCATGTTGCGCATCATAATTTTCCCTTCCTTACTTGATAACTACCTTTCTCTGTAAGCCAATTTATTTAGTCTTTGATACTTTAAATTCATTCATTATTGACAGTTTCAGCCTATGGGCTGAATCCAAGCCATGCATTTTGATTTCTTCACATGTCAAAAGAAAGGAGGACTTATTGGTGTGAAACAAAAAAGTACTTTGACAAGTCGGCCTTATAGGTAAGCATGTCATTAGAAATTCCTGTTTGTcatttcttcattgtcattgCTTCGCCGTTGTAGTGCTTATAATTAATGTTTCGTCCTTTTTTTTAAGTTGGTTGTTTGTCTGTTTAGTTGAGAATTTTCAACTGTTTTATGCCGTATATCATTTTGGTTGTCCATATTGGTTTTGCCTTGTTACAGTCCTATGTTAGTATTGTTCTTTCCTTTCATCATAGTAGTAGACTCTCTAGAGCTTTTCTCTACTTGCAAATTTAGTTAGCAGGGAgaataaaaagtcaatgaaagAAGAAATTGTTTTCTCAACTGTCTACAGGTCAGGATTATCATCTGTCTGTTTTCATATTATTTCAGTTTTGAATAGGATTAGTAAATGGAAGATATTTAGTGTATCTTATGTAACTTTTGTTATTTCTGGTAACAAGAGACTTTATTTCTTGTGGACCTAACTAGCATAGAATTGCTATGAGAATAAACCATGTTATTCCTAATCTTTGATGGGACCAATCATAatctttatttgaattttgttattatgctttttgCGGAAATTTGCATACCAGCAAAAGACAAATATATCTGTATCTAATATGGTagaaaagaagaagcaattatgtttttttttttggaaaaacttTGTGgttgtatatatgtattttttttttcttttcacacaCTGTAGTATGTTCTTTCTTCAGGAAAAAAGTTCTCCTTCACCTCTTGAGTCCTATTTTGGCCTAATTTTATTTGTCGGATTCAGTAGATGAGTTTGATTTGGGAAGACGATCAAAATTAATCTCTGAGTCTACCTACGCTTGTTGTATTATATAACCAACAATAATGTGGCCAGTGTGACATAAATATTTAGGTAACAACATGTGTATGGATAGGTCCACACTCTAAATAGTCTATCCCTGACTAGTGTCTTAATTAATTTCCATACCAAATAGACATATAGAAATATAGAACACACCTACCTTTTGAAGTGTCTACTCATGAAAAGTGTAGCCATTATCCAAAAAGCAACTAAGCATTCATTAgatccattcttttcttatgcTTAATCACCACCCAATCTTATTATCAGTCAACTTTGTTACTTTGTAGCTTAAAAATACATCAACTTTTGCTTAATCCAACCACCTAAAGTGTTCAGTTCATTGTAAGAGAAGGTGGAATAATACTAAATGGAATCTTGTCTTGGTTTTCAAAGCGTTTGGTCCTTTAGTATGAGAGTTTGTATGAAGGGACACTTGGGGTAAAAGAGAAGGTGTGGTTGGGAGCATAGACAATGAGACAGACACTGAAGATAATTAAGATTCCAGACAAGGATGTTGCCACTGCAACCTACTCTATCTCTTTACTGTGTTTTGTTTGGCTGTTTGCAACTTTGGCCATGATGGAGACCAATAatgagttttcttcttctgtttttttttttcttgttcttgttctcacATATCTAGGtgaatttttaatttccatTCATACCCTTGAGATTGTCAGATATTTGGAAATTATGTATATGCCCCTGAGTTTAGAGTCAACTATTGTGGTTGTTGTCAGatattttaagattatttttttcacccTTTGTTTTGTGATGTGCagaactttttaaataatttgtactGATCTTTgaaagttttcatattttttattgaagttgGATTTGATTAACAGGGATATATGCTACAGAAACTTGCTTGTGGGAAATATGTGTAATATCAAGTTTTTGATGGTTGTTTTTGGATTTAATGAGGTgaataaaaattggaaaagaagGATCAGAACTGATTTCTTGTGTTTAGCTCAATGAAATAAGTTAAGATTGATGAGCACATGAAAGCAAAATTGTGTGTGAAATTAGCCTTTTCTTATTGTCCATTATCTCACAATccaccttttctttttttggcaGGTATACCCCCATAAGGCCTCAaattcatcaatatatataatatccgCAGCTATGAGGTTTGAAAAACTGCCAGTCTgccattataaatttataatatgaaTGTATGGGGGATTGTCTTGCACATTTACAGCAATcatcatgcataaaaaaactcataaaattaaatttacatatCTAGTAGTGGTGATTCTATTTTTGTTAGACAGCACTTTGTTTCCCAGAGAATACAACAGAGCCGGCCACAACAGGGAGAAACAAGAGGACAGTCATCACTCTCTacaagacatgaagaacaaacaGAGAACAATCCAAATACTCATTACTCACCTACATTACTTTTAAGATTAGCAGGCAAATTACAAATGCACAAGGTTTCTTTTTCACTGATTTCAACGTTCTGATGTTCTCTTCTTGCCTTTTGATTTTGACTGTATAGGTGAAAAACAAATACGCAAAAGACTCATTAGtcatagaaaagaaaaaaaaaaaatacaagaattagaTTTGATTTGTGTTGCTGATTTGTGTGTTACTTACAGCGAGTGCAGAAATGTCGGCCGTCTTCAGCACTCGGAGTCTTTTTGCTGTTGAAACAAACATGCTGCAGGTTACAGAGCAGATATGTTCGTTAGATAAATGGCATTGCGTCTTTTATTTACTGTCGTTTTATTCAGGTATACAATTGAGTGATCAATCAATTGAGTTTTAGCATTAATACttcaagttttgatttttgtatttcatgatttattacccaGGTTTAACAAGAACATTGATTGGATGATGAAGAGTAGAGAGACTTACTCCCAAGGAATATCTCCGGCAAGCATTCGATCTCCTTCATTGTCTTCATAAACTAAGGTATACTCTCCAGTGCCATCAAGCAAACCTTTGAATGCCTGTTTTTCCTGAGAACCATCTTGAATTCCAATGGTTTGGTGATCCCTTTGAGCTGCATGAAAATGAAAGACTCAAGACTTTtgagtttctttttcttcatcaaattttgaGTGTTTTAGATATATGTTGTGAAATTACCTGCAAGTAGGCCGAGGAAGAGTTCTTCGACGGCAAGAGAAAGTTTCTCATAACTGTTGTAAGCCTTGAGATCGATTTTTCGGCCAATGGGAATACCATCCATGTTAATTTTCAGAAACAATCCTTTCTTGCAGTTCTCAAGCGTTTCTTCGGTCTTTGACGGCACATTTGGAGATGCTAGTGAAGGTTTTGAAGAACTACTTGCAATGTTCTTTCGGAAAGTGCGAATTGGCGGCCATCCGACGACAGGAACAGAACTAGTcctggaattttttttttttattaggaaaGAGATGTAGAAATCAGATATGCACAAGTGTAGATACCTTACaaaattggtttttttcttgaaatttaatcaaattagtGGGAGAACTTCAGTAGAAAACAGGCTTACAGACTATCAATGTTTTGTAGTTTCCAAAACAGCAAAGCgtattggtttttcttttgtgaagaaaaataaaagaaatgacaaACTTTGTCCTTATTGTGCATTCataaaattggaaaaaacaaaacaaaacaaaattggtCCTTGTGGTAGAACCAAAATACAGATTAACACATccctttcctattttttaagaaaaaaaatgatgaaaataaaaacataaaattgatCCTTGCACTACGTccttaaaacacacacaaacacaaatacaaatacaaatacagTCTATACAgacataaaagaagaaaaagcaaacaATTCTCTTCAACTTTcaaggaaagagaaaaaaaaaaagccaagaaaaaaaatcacatgttgCTGAGAAACAAACAAAGTTCTCAATCCACAACCAAACACCACcacaaatcacaaaacaaacaaatcattcatcaaataaagaacacacaaaaataaaaaggccacaaaaaagaaagaaagagaaaacataatacCAGTAAGGAAAgaatgaaagataaaaaaaaagggcagggtttaagaaaataaaataaaacaaaaaataaagagagagagagagagagagagaagaacaagaaacagTTGTATGTGGAATCAATGATATAGCATAGAAACCATCAAAATAGTACCTTGTCTGAGAACCATTGTTTGTTCCAGCTGCATTTGATGTTAAAGGACACTCAGCCTTTCCCTCAATGGCCCCCTTTTGTTTTTGCTGAAGAAAAGCtgctcaaaaacacaagtatcaAACTAGCTCAAGCTTAAGCTAATacactatattatatataaatatatgtatgtatgtatgtatgtatgtatgtatatgtgtatgtatatacatacttaAAGTTCTCTCAGTGTTGTTGTCTTTGATTTGCAACCGGTGTTCTTGTTGAGTACCAGGAGGACAAAGACTAAGCTCTAGTTTCTTCTCTTCTGGCGCTCCAAACTTAGTACCACCTTCTTCTCTTGTGTCTCTAACCATCCAGTGATGACCATTTGGGATTAAGTTTAGAAGTTGAGGAGATGATTTAAGTCCATTATTTCCTTGGCTTTCATCCATGTCTGTTAGAGATCTGATGAATTTAgaaggaaaataattaattcaggAGAAAAGTTTGAAACTATGAACATTGAGCTGAAAAGATGAAAACTTCACAAGGAAATGGTTGAGAAATAAGATTTGCAAACCATTTTGTTGAACTGAatagatgagaaaaaaaaaatttaataaagttTGAACTTGAAAACAAGATGAAAAACCATTCTGTTTGAAACTCTAAAGATGAGAACTTTGCAAAGAAAGATAGAGATCTTTTACAAAGAaacagtttaaaaaataaaataaaataaaataagatgcaATTTATTCCATGgaatcaaaatatgaaaaacttcaCAAAAGAAACACATCAAATAATAACCAGATAGATTCAGACCATTCCATTAAACTCAAAAGATGAGAAACCTccaccaaaaaagaaaaaaaaaacaattaaataaaataaagctcaaaaaaaaaaaacaagatgcaAACCATTATACATAAACAGCACACTCACCTTCTCAGAAAGAAAGATAGAACAAAAGGTAGGACAAAGAGAAGCTCAGAAGACCAAACTGGAGGAACAGCAAGAGAGAAAGATggatgaaaaataaagagaagagcaAAGGCGATGCCTTTTCTTTTCCCAGAACCAAAGCCTGCCCAaactccaaaaaaacaaaaactcagaGGCTCAGAAAATAGAGAAGCAACAGCCAAATCCTCAAAAGATTGAATCTT
This DNA window, taken from Dioscorea cayenensis subsp. rotundata cultivar TDr96_F1 unplaced genomic scaffold, TDr96_F1_v2_PseudoChromosome.rev07_lg8_w22 25.fasta BLBR01000868.1, whole genome shotgun sequence, encodes the following:
- the LOC120255156 gene encoding auxin-responsive protein IAA26-like: MDESQGNNGLKSSPQLLNLIPNGHHWMVRDTREEGGTKFGAPEEKKLELSLCPPGTQQEHRLQIKDNNTERTLTFLQQKQKGAIEGKAECPLTSNAAGTNNGSQTRTSSVPVVGWPPIRTFRKNIASSSSKPSLASPNVPSKTEETLENCKKGLFLKINMDGIPIGRKIDLKAYNSYEKLSLAVEELFLGLLAAQRDHQTIGIQDGSQEKQAFKGLLDGTGEYTLVYEDNEGDRMLAGDIPWDMFVSTAKRLRVLKTADISALASKSKGKKRTSER